From a region of the Streptomyces sp. B21-083 genome:
- a CDS encoding type I polyketide synthase, producing the protein MIDEIAIIGISCRFPKADDPDSFWSLLESGTGAVVPLTDRELLAAGEDPRLLDHPDYVRVHGVLAGVESFDAEFFGVSPHEAALMDPQHRLFLECAWAAFEDAGYDPKDCAGPVGVYAGSGWNSYFLRHVAARPEFLEPAHLQRTLLGNESDTLATRVSYKLGLRGPSMTVQTACSTSLVAVAQACQSLLSHESDLALAGGVSVRTPQAGHLHQEGGIFSRAGQCRAFDADADGTVIGSGAGAVLLKRLADAVAEGDYIHCVIKSSAVNNDGSRKVGYAAPGVQGQSAVIQEAHALAGASPRTITYVETHGTGTVIGDPIEIAALTDAFRAGTDANGFCAIGSVKTNVGHLDAAAGVAGLIKTALALRNRKIPASLNHRRPNPAIDFAASPFRVNTETTVWERDGGPRRAGVSSFGIGGTNAHVVLEEAPAGSDEAGSEKAAAAQSGAQLLPLSARTPAALERRTEQLRGQLRGDPENLADIAYTLQRGRRPFTHRRAVAGSTAAELIRALDRSSDDDTGPAFQEGRRAAFLFSGQGPQHVGMARHLYVTDPVFRAEADRCFGLLHDQHGLDLRELLYPGDASRTEAYDALLTQTRNAQPALFAVQFSLATTLEHYGVPMAAGVGHSFGEYAAAAVAGVFTLEDALSVVVARGQVLEGLPDGSMMAVPLSPGEVEPLLGPGVSVAVVNHPASCVVAGPRDAIARLREVLAGRDVDATVLRISYASHTEMVQPALAPFAARFAGMTLTPPRVPLLSGVTGTWLTDEQATDPGYWVTHLRSRVRFADCLDRVFQDTGHMLVELGPNEVLTSLARRHPGGDRDRIASAALPRRSASDDESDDVVFLRSLGSLWCSGVDVDWEKLHHGARRRRVPLPTYPFERRRHWIDHPLKVVVRDEEPFEAAVREGRAEAAARVGADDLGRRREKTDLLERLSAVYLADALSRLGDGEGVLPGYRSLVAEWRRKVAPEAGSPGELLDLARQAWSGGPEVELVRRCGTGLVDVVRGLADPVELFTPLLERAFAQPGGIFGTEYAAVIRRAVSGVLATGRAEGGLRVLEIGGGTGITTGQVVRELAADGRDHHYVFTDVSDAFVAHAARRYAEHSWFGTARLDIDKPPAGQGFESGAYDVVVAANVLHATGDLRRTLEHARSLLAPGGLLLLAEITTPTLDFALTYGLLMSEVSDPDRTRGEPFLSRAGWEHALRAEFADVTAVPEDDALGHHVFVARNPGAAALRKQDDVNKWFRVPSWKRTATVRGAAGRSETWLVLGGPSEVDTGLRRLLGERGQRVVAVVEGSRYRRRDESLFEVRPHKAEDHQRVLAELGTDVDRIVHLWGLTAEDDDTARRRWRGLLALAQALDRAGPAHPVDLTVVTAGAHDVVGERTRPGQSLLLGPCRVIPLEFPGVTSRNVDVAVTADPATAAGQLADEILAANGDQVVAYRGPHRWVESVEPLTLERTPRSRMLRPGGVYLVTGGLGTIGSALARHLVEEVGAKTVLVGRSERGRHTGDAWYDGRPDVLVMSADVTDADRMREVVRTAEERFGPVDGVVHAAGLLGDGALAHKSAEDFEKVLAPKVTGTLVLHELFRDKDLDFLVLFSSLSARRPGFGQAAYAAANCFLDSFPHSSQASAHRFVTCVNWDVWQGSGMAYDAAGPQVLQRLKLADFAQRGILPQQGVEAFRRALDSGLPQVYVTSSDYLDVLDERRQDLSQLYLEELAATGSADTPQQERPELDTAYVPPRTTTERMLVEIWQALLGIDRIGVTDDFFRLGGDSLLGSQFVTRVRSAFEVHLPARTLYEHPTVGGMARAVDDALISGADPEAVAEAIRQVRAGS; encoded by the coding sequence TTGATTGACGAGATCGCGATCATCGGCATTTCGTGCCGATTTCCCAAAGCTGATGACCCGGATTCGTTCTGGTCCCTGCTGGAATCCGGGACCGGAGCCGTCGTACCCCTGACCGACCGTGAGCTGCTCGCCGCCGGGGAGGATCCGCGCCTGCTGGACCACCCGGACTATGTGCGGGTGCACGGCGTCCTCGCCGGTGTGGAGTCCTTCGACGCGGAGTTCTTCGGCGTGAGTCCCCACGAGGCCGCACTGATGGACCCGCAGCACCGGCTGTTCCTGGAGTGCGCGTGGGCTGCCTTCGAGGACGCCGGGTACGACCCGAAGGACTGTGCCGGACCGGTCGGTGTCTACGCGGGATCGGGCTGGAACAGCTACTTCCTGCGCCATGTGGCCGCGCGTCCCGAGTTCCTCGAACCCGCCCACCTCCAGCGGACCTTGCTGGGGAACGAGAGCGACACCCTGGCCACGCGCGTGTCGTACAAGCTCGGCCTGCGCGGTCCCAGCATGACGGTGCAGACCGCGTGCTCGACCTCCTTGGTCGCCGTCGCCCAAGCCTGTCAGTCGCTGCTCTCGCACGAGTCCGACCTTGCGCTCGCCGGCGGCGTCTCCGTCCGCACACCGCAGGCCGGACATCTCCACCAGGAGGGCGGCATCTTCTCCCGCGCCGGGCAGTGCCGCGCGTTCGACGCGGATGCGGACGGCACCGTCATCGGCAGCGGCGCGGGCGCGGTGCTACTGAAACGGCTGGCGGACGCCGTGGCGGAGGGCGATTACATCCACTGCGTGATCAAGTCGTCGGCGGTCAACAACGACGGTTCGCGGAAGGTCGGTTACGCGGCACCCGGCGTCCAGGGCCAGTCGGCCGTCATCCAGGAGGCGCACGCCCTGGCCGGGGCCTCCCCCCGGACCATCACCTACGTCGAGACCCACGGCACCGGGACCGTCATCGGCGACCCCATCGAGATCGCCGCGCTCACCGACGCGTTCCGCGCAGGGACGGACGCGAACGGGTTCTGCGCGATCGGCTCGGTCAAGACGAACGTGGGCCACCTGGACGCGGCGGCCGGCGTCGCCGGTCTGATCAAGACCGCCCTCGCGCTGCGCAACAGGAAGATCCCCGCCAGCCTGAACCACCGGCGGCCGAACCCGGCGATCGACTTCGCGGCGAGCCCGTTCCGGGTGAACACCGAGACCACGGTGTGGGAGCGGGACGGGGGGCCTCGGCGGGCCGGCGTGAGTTCGTTCGGGATCGGGGGGACGAACGCGCATGTCGTACTGGAGGAGGCGCCCGCCGGCTCGGACGAAGCCGGTTCGGAGAAAGCGGCCGCCGCGCAGAGCGGCGCCCAGCTCCTCCCCCTCTCCGCACGGACCCCGGCCGCCCTGGAACGCCGTACCGAACAGTTACGCGGACAGCTCCGAGGCGATCCGGAGAACCTCGCGGACATCGCGTACACCCTGCAACGCGGCCGCCGCCCCTTCACTCACCGCCGGGCCGTCGCGGGCAGCACCGCCGCCGAGTTGATCCGGGCCCTGGACCGGTCGTCCGACGACGACACCGGACCGGCTTTCCAGGAGGGCCGCCGGGCCGCCTTCCTGTTCAGCGGCCAGGGCCCCCAGCACGTCGGCATGGCCCGCCACCTGTACGTCACCGACCCAGTCTTCCGTGCCGAAGCCGACCGCTGCTTCGGGCTCCTGCATGACCAACACGGTCTGGACCTGCGCGAGTTGCTCTACCCGGGCGACGCGAGCCGGACCGAGGCGTACGACGCGCTCCTCACCCAGACCCGCAACGCGCAGCCCGCGCTGTTCGCCGTCCAGTTCTCGCTGGCGACAACGCTGGAGCACTACGGGGTGCCGATGGCGGCCGGGGTCGGGCACAGCTTCGGCGAGTACGCCGCCGCGGCCGTGGCGGGGGTCTTCACGCTGGAGGACGCGCTGTCCGTCGTCGTCGCCCGGGGTCAGGTGCTGGAGGGTCTGCCCGACGGGTCGATGATGGCTGTCCCGTTGAGTCCCGGCGAGGTGGAGCCGCTCCTCGGGCCCGGTGTGTCGGTCGCGGTGGTCAACCACCCCGCGTCCTGCGTGGTCGCCGGTCCCCGGGACGCGATCGCCCGGCTGCGGGAGGTGCTGGCCGGACGGGATGTCGACGCGACGGTGCTGCGCATCTCGTACGCCTCGCACACGGAGATGGTGCAACCGGCGCTCGCACCCTTCGCCGCGCGCTTCGCCGGGATGACGCTGACCCCGCCGAGGGTGCCGTTGTTGTCCGGCGTGACCGGCACCTGGCTCACCGACGAGCAGGCGACCGACCCCGGGTACTGGGTGACGCACCTGCGCTCACGGGTGCGCTTCGCCGACTGCCTCGACCGGGTCTTCCAGGACACCGGTCACATGCTGGTCGAGCTGGGCCCGAACGAGGTCCTCACCAGCCTGGCCCGGCGCCACCCCGGCGGGGACCGGGACCGGATCGCCTCGGCGGCCCTGCCGCGCCGGTCCGCCTCCGACGACGAGTCGGACGACGTTGTGTTTCTCAGGTCGCTCGGGTCGCTGTGGTGCTCCGGTGTGGACGTGGACTGGGAGAAGCTGCACCACGGCGCCCGGCGCCGCCGGGTCCCCCTGCCGACGTACCCGTTCGAACGGCGGCGGCACTGGATCGACCACCCGCTGAAGGTCGTCGTACGAGATGAGGAGCCGTTCGAGGCGGCGGTGCGGGAGGGTCGGGCGGAGGCAGCAGCGCGGGTCGGTGCGGACGATCTCGGCCGGCGGCGGGAGAAGACGGATCTGCTGGAGCGGCTGAGCGCGGTGTATCTGGCTGACGCCCTCAGCCGGCTGGGTGACGGCGAGGGGGTCCTGCCCGGCTATCGGTCGCTGGTGGCGGAGTGGCGCAGGAAGGTGGCGCCGGAGGCGGGCTCACCGGGTGAGCTGCTGGACCTGGCCCGTCAGGCCTGGTCCGGTGGTCCGGAGGTCGAGTTGGTGCGGCGGTGCGGGACCGGGCTGGTGGACGTGGTACGTGGACTGGCCGATCCCGTCGAGCTGTTCACCCCGCTGCTGGAGCGGGCGTTCGCCCAACCCGGCGGGATCTTCGGCACCGAGTACGCGGCGGTGATCCGGCGTGCCGTCTCCGGCGTCCTCGCGACCGGGCGCGCCGAGGGCGGGCTCCGGGTGCTGGAGATCGGCGGGGGCACGGGGATCACCACCGGCCAGGTCGTCCGGGAACTCGCCGCCGACGGGCGTGACCATCACTATGTGTTCACCGACGTCAGCGACGCCTTCGTCGCCCACGCGGCGCGCCGGTACGCCGAGCACTCCTGGTTCGGCACGGCACGGCTGGACATCGACAAGCCACCGGCCGGACAGGGCTTCGAGAGCGGCGCCTACGACGTCGTCGTCGCGGCCAACGTGCTGCACGCGACCGGCGACCTGCGCCGCACCCTGGAGCACGCGCGGTCGCTGCTGGCCCCCGGCGGACTGCTCCTGCTCGCCGAGATCACCACGCCGACCCTCGACTTCGCCCTCACGTACGGCCTGCTGATGAGTGAGGTGTCCGACCCGGACCGCACGCGCGGCGAGCCGTTCCTCTCCCGCGCCGGCTGGGAACACGCGCTGCGTGCCGAGTTCGCGGACGTGACCGCCGTACCGGAGGACGACGCGCTCGGCCACCACGTGTTCGTCGCCCGGAACCCGGGAGCGGCGGCGCTGCGAAAACAGGACGATGTCAACAAGTGGTTCCGGGTCCCGTCCTGGAAGCGGACCGCCACCGTCCGGGGGGCTGCCGGGCGTTCGGAGACCTGGCTCGTGCTCGGTGGTCCGTCCGAGGTGGACACCGGGTTACGACGTCTGCTGGGCGAGCGCGGACAGCGCGTGGTCGCTGTCGTCGAGGGTTCGCGATACCGCAGGCGGGACGAGTCGCTGTTCGAGGTCCGGCCGCACAAGGCCGAGGACCACCAGCGGGTGCTGGCCGAACTGGGCACGGATGTGGACCGGATCGTGCACCTGTGGGGGCTGACCGCCGAGGACGACGACACCGCACGCCGGCGGTGGCGCGGCCTTCTCGCGCTGGCCCAGGCCCTCGACCGGGCCGGACCGGCGCACCCCGTCGACCTGACCGTCGTCACCGCGGGAGCGCACGACGTGGTGGGAGAGCGCACTCGCCCCGGCCAGTCCCTGCTGCTCGGCCCCTGCCGGGTGATCCCGCTGGAGTTCCCCGGCGTCACCAGCAGGAACGTGGACGTCGCCGTGACCGCGGACCCCGCCACGGCCGCGGGCCAGCTCGCCGACGAGATCCTCGCCGCGAACGGCGATCAGGTCGTCGCCTACCGGGGACCGCACCGGTGGGTGGAGAGCGTCGAACCCCTCACGCTGGAGCGGACGCCTCGGTCGCGGATGCTGCGGCCCGGCGGGGTCTACCTCGTCACCGGGGGCCTCGGCACCATCGGCTCCGCCCTCGCGCGGCACCTGGTGGAGGAGGTCGGCGCCAAGACCGTCCTCGTAGGACGCTCGGAGCGTGGTCGCCATACCGGCGACGCCTGGTACGACGGCCGGCCGGACGTCCTGGTGATGAGTGCCGACGTCACTGACGCGGACCGCATGCGGGAGGTGGTGCGGACCGCCGAGGAGCGGTTCGGACCGGTCGACGGGGTCGTGCACGCCGCCGGACTGCTCGGCGACGGCGCGCTCGCGCACAAGAGCGCCGAGGACTTCGAGAAGGTGCTCGCACCGAAGGTCACCGGCACGCTGGTGCTGCACGAACTGTTTCGGGACAAGGACCTCGACTTCCTGGTGCTGTTCTCCTCGCTTTCGGCGCGCAGACCCGGGTTCGGGCAGGCCGCGTACGCCGCCGCGAACTGCTTCCTCGACTCCTTCCCGCACAGTTCACAGGCGTCCGCCCACCGCTTCGTCACCTGTGTGAACTGGGACGTGTGGCAGGGCTCCGGGATGGCGTACGACGCCGCCGGACCCCAGGTGCTCCAGCGGCTCAAGCTCGCCGACTTCGCGCAGCGCGGCATCCTGCCGCAGCAGGGCGTCGAGGCGTTTCGCCGGGCGCTGGACAGCGGACTTCCGCAGGTCTACGTCACCAGCTCGGACTACCTCGACGTACTCGACGAGCGGCGCCAGGACCTGTCCCAGCTGTACCTGGAGGAGCTGGCGGCGACCGGGAGCGCGGACACCCCGCAACAGGAACGGCCCGAGCTGGACACCGCGTACGTCCCGCCGCGCACCACCACCGAACGGATGCTCGTGGAGATCTGGCAAGCGCTGCTGGGCATCGACCGCATCGGCGTCACCGACGACTTCTTCCGGCTCGGCGGCGACTCGCTGCTCGGCAGCCAGTTCGTCACCCGGGTACGCAGTGCCTTCGAGGTCCACCTGCCCGCGCGGACGCTGTACGAGCACCCGACCGTCGGGGGCATGGCCAGGGCGGTGGACGACGCGCTGATCAGCGGCGCGGACCCGGAAGCGGTCGCCGAGGCGATCAGGCAGGTCAGAGCCGGGAGCTGA
- a CDS encoding ferredoxin reductase, whose product MTSAALRSRAWKLLEMVTTPLLPSDYLDLVSPLRAGADLRGRIEAVHPETGDAATIVIRPGRGWRGHTAGQYVRIGVDVDGVRLWRAYSVTSPTDRRDGRVTITVKAIPDGKVSNHLVRRAKPGTLIQLDQATGDFVLPEAKPAKVLYLTAGSGITPVMGMLRDIEFDDVVMVHSAPQPQDVIFRSELHDLVADKKLRLTELHTNTDGMLDIARLDELVPDWAERETWACGPAGLLDAAEEHWAEHGVQERLHTERFRPGIAVAGDGGEVTFSTTGKTVDADGATPLLDVGEEAGVLMPSGCRMGICFGCVTPLKAGAVRDLRTGEITEAEPGVLIQTCVSAAAGPCDIER is encoded by the coding sequence ATGACGAGTGCAGCCCTCCGCAGTAGGGCTTGGAAACTGCTGGAGATGGTCACGACGCCGCTGCTGCCGTCGGACTACCTCGACCTGGTCAGCCCGCTGCGTGCGGGCGCTGACCTGCGTGGGCGGATCGAGGCCGTGCACCCGGAGACGGGTGACGCCGCGACCATCGTTATCAGGCCGGGACGGGGCTGGCGCGGCCACACAGCCGGTCAGTACGTGCGGATCGGGGTCGATGTCGACGGTGTGCGCCTGTGGCGTGCCTACTCGGTCACCTCACCGACAGACCGCCGGGACGGCCGCGTCACGATCACCGTGAAGGCGATCCCGGACGGCAAGGTCAGCAATCACCTGGTCCGCAGGGCGAAACCGGGCACGCTGATCCAGCTCGACCAGGCGACCGGTGACTTCGTGCTGCCGGAGGCCAAGCCCGCCAAGGTGCTCTACCTGACGGCCGGCAGCGGCATCACGCCGGTGATGGGCATGCTGCGCGACATCGAGTTCGACGATGTCGTGATGGTCCACTCCGCGCCACAGCCGCAGGACGTGATCTTCCGCAGCGAGCTGCACGACCTGGTCGCGGACAAGAAGCTGCGGCTCACCGAGCTGCACACCAACACAGACGGCATGCTCGACATCGCCCGTCTCGACGAACTCGTGCCCGACTGGGCCGAGCGCGAGACCTGGGCCTGCGGACCCGCGGGTCTGCTCGACGCCGCCGAAGAGCACTGGGCCGAGCACGGCGTCCAAGAGCGCCTGCACACCGAACGCTTCCGCCCCGGCATCGCCGTCGCCGGCGACGGTGGCGAGGTCACGTTCAGCACCACCGGCAAGACCGTCGACGCGGACGGGGCCACGCCGTTGCTGGACGTCGGCGAGGAAGCCGGCGTGCTCATGCCTTCCGGGTGCCGCATGGGCATCTGCTTCGGCTGCGTCACACCGCTCAAGGCGGGCGCCGTCCGCGACCTGCGCACCGGCGAGATCACCGAGGCCGAGCCGGGCGTCCTCATCCAGACCTGCGTGTCCGCCGCGGCGGGCCCCTGCGACATCGAACGGTAG
- a CDS encoding condensation domain-containing protein, producing MNGNEVGPTALQEAVWWVCRRVGDPSVYHISWRLACGAPLDLAALRASWQAVVDRHEALRWSVAHGANGLTATIQDEVPAPVRLIEPDAQGSVPADVLLRAIAEESHREPFDLGRAPLARLTVVRVGDRHELILTVHHIAVDGLGTQLLFTDLAEAYDAVRHGGRPVFAAEAASWRAFAREERATRDTGGWQDGVDHWRTVLEGAKAATVAADRGVYAGTGGAGTTLRHTFSEQAVRGLAALAKEASATSFAVVLAALQILLARAGAGDDVVIGTVAANRLGPREQRLVGYLVNQCLIRTRVTQEDTVSEVVGRASEAAWEMFAHQSVPYPLVFSALPEPTRSALGDIAPVMLNHLGAIGSGLRLGDVELTQCPSLNIASRTDMGIAYWHTEGGGLMAEVEYSTLRYDADTALRLLRDLDTVLSYGTTPGARVGEIRVGTRAVLAYADQRAPASLPDRSEPSSGAERDVRDVWSDVLGCPPASLDEDFFEAGGHSLTAVQFVAALTDLTGTPLDLATWLADPTPRAILAQLDAPDTADRPSTVVRLRPGPGRHLHLFAGAAGSPQDYRELIAALPPDWRVTFSQEREPRTEAETAVPAMAARFRADLDAAELRPDVLAGWSMGGQLAFEVAVGYDERPPGVVLIDPPPPVGAALTLEPLADFVATVGLALGVDDPAVTVPAGTDPESAEHLPDALLLLSAQLRAAGHDLPHGLMADRWATYERHYRAVAAYESDRVLAAPAALLAADLTDQGVTVWADRFKHDPAIARLAADHYTALRAPAVDVIATTIEEIAEASTLPDTTGRL from the coding sequence ATGAATGGGAACGAAGTCGGGCCGACCGCTTTACAGGAGGCGGTGTGGTGGGTGTGCCGACGGGTCGGCGACCCGTCCGTCTACCACATTTCCTGGCGGCTGGCCTGCGGAGCACCCCTGGACCTCGCGGCGCTGCGCGCGTCCTGGCAGGCGGTCGTGGACCGGCACGAGGCGCTGCGCTGGTCGGTCGCCCACGGCGCGAACGGCCTGACGGCCACGATCCAGGACGAGGTCCCGGCACCCGTGCGGCTGATCGAGCCGGACGCGCAAGGTTCCGTCCCGGCGGACGTGCTGCTTCGGGCGATCGCCGAGGAGTCCCACCGTGAGCCGTTCGACCTCGGCCGCGCCCCGCTGGCCCGGCTGACCGTGGTGCGCGTCGGAGACCGCCACGAACTGATCCTCACCGTGCACCACATCGCCGTGGACGGACTCGGGACGCAACTCCTCTTCACCGACCTCGCCGAGGCGTACGACGCCGTACGGCACGGCGGGCGGCCCGTGTTCGCCGCGGAGGCAGCTTCTTGGCGCGCGTTCGCGCGGGAGGAGCGGGCCACCCGCGACACAGGCGGCTGGCAGGACGGCGTCGACCACTGGCGGACCGTCCTGGAAGGTGCGAAGGCGGCGACCGTGGCCGCCGACCGCGGCGTGTACGCGGGTACCGGCGGTGCCGGGACCACCCTGCGCCACACGTTCAGCGAACAGGCGGTCCGAGGCCTCGCGGCGCTCGCGAAAGAGGCGTCCGCGACCTCCTTCGCAGTCGTCCTCGCCGCGCTCCAGATCCTGCTGGCCCGCGCCGGAGCCGGGGACGACGTGGTGATCGGCACCGTCGCCGCGAACCGGTTGGGCCCGCGCGAGCAGCGGCTCGTCGGCTACCTCGTCAACCAGTGCCTGATCAGGACGCGGGTGACCCAGGAGGACACCGTCTCCGAGGTGGTGGGCCGGGCGAGCGAGGCGGCGTGGGAGATGTTCGCCCACCAGTCCGTGCCATACCCCCTGGTCTTCTCCGCGCTCCCCGAACCGACCCGGTCCGCGCTGGGCGACATCGCGCCGGTCATGCTCAACCACCTCGGCGCGATCGGCAGCGGGCTGCGCCTCGGGGACGTCGAGCTGACCCAGTGCCCGAGCCTGAACATCGCCTCCCGCACGGACATGGGCATCGCCTACTGGCACACCGAGGGCGGCGGTCTCATGGCCGAGGTGGAGTACAGCACCCTCCGGTACGACGCCGACACCGCGCTGCGGCTGCTGCGGGACCTGGACACGGTCCTCTCGTACGGCACGACGCCCGGGGCGCGGGTGGGGGAGATCCGGGTGGGGACGAGAGCGGTTCTGGCGTACGCGGATCAGCGTGCGCCTGCCTCGCTCCCGGACCGCTCCGAGCCCTCCTCGGGCGCCGAGCGCGATGTCCGTGACGTGTGGTCGGACGTCCTCGGCTGCCCGCCCGCCTCCCTCGACGAGGACTTCTTCGAGGCGGGCGGCCACTCGCTCACCGCCGTCCAGTTCGTCGCGGCCCTCACCGATCTCACCGGTACCCCCCTCGACCTCGCGACCTGGCTCGCCGATCCCACCCCGCGCGCGATCCTGGCCCAGCTCGACGCACCGGACACGGCGGACCGGCCGTCCACGGTCGTGCGGCTCCGACCCGGACCGGGACGCCACCTGCACCTGTTCGCGGGTGCGGCCGGATCACCGCAGGACTACCGGGAGTTGATCGCCGCGCTGCCGCCCGACTGGCGGGTCACGTTCTCGCAGGAGCGGGAACCGCGGACGGAGGCCGAGACCGCCGTCCCCGCTATGGCCGCCCGCTTCCGCGCCGACCTGGACGCCGCCGAACTGCGCCCGGACGTCCTCGCCGGGTGGTCGATGGGTGGTCAACTGGCCTTCGAGGTCGCGGTCGGCTACGACGAGCGGCCACCGGGCGTGGTCCTGATCGACCCGCCGCCCCCGGTCGGCGCCGCGCTCACTTTGGAGCCGCTGGCGGACTTCGTCGCGACGGTCGGCCTGGCACTCGGCGTGGACGACCCGGCGGTGACCGTCCCGGCCGGCACGGACCCGGAGTCGGCGGAACACCTGCCCGACGCCCTGCTCCTGCTCTCCGCACAGCTGCGTGCCGCCGGACACGACCTCCCGCACGGCCTGATGGCCGACCGCTGGGCGACCTACGAACGGCACTACCGAGCGGTGGCCGCGTACGAGTCCGACCGGGTACTCGCCGCCCCCGCCGCACTGCTCGCCGCAGACCTCACGGACCAGGGAGTCACTGTCTGGGCGGACCGCTTCAAGCACGACCCCGCCATCGCGCGCCTGGCCGCCGACCACTACACGGCCCTGCGCGCACCGGCAGTCGATGTGATCGCGACGACGATCGAGGAGATCGCCGAGGCATCCACGCTGCCAGACACCACCGGCCGGCTCTAG
- a CDS encoding fatty acid desaturase family protein → MTAIDPTAHLTAGQIEELGRELDAIRDEVIASRGEKDAAYIRKVISAQRKLELVSRGVLLFSIFPPAWLIGTAGLSVAKIMENMEIGHNVLHGQWDWMRDPKIHSTTWDWDHVSPAEQWKHSHNELHHTYTNVIGKDNDLGYGIMRVDEDQRWHPFHLGQPLWNFLNACFFEYGIAAYDLELGKNLHKRRRKNPEFRARAKAVGRKIRKQVLKDYVIHPLLSGPSFLTTLAATFTANLVRNIWTHSVIMCGHFPEGVQVFERRSIKGETRGQWYLRQMMGSANISGSKAMHFMTGNLSHQIEHHLFPDLPSNRYAEVAVKVRALFDKYELEYVTGPLPKQVFSAWHKVFRLSLPNKKPKVKTPDHEQELVAA, encoded by the coding sequence TTGACCGCCATCGACCCCACCGCCCACCTGACCGCGGGGCAGATCGAGGAGCTCGGCCGCGAGCTGGACGCGATCCGCGACGAGGTGATCGCGAGCCGCGGCGAGAAAGACGCCGCCTACATCCGCAAGGTCATCTCGGCGCAGCGCAAGCTCGAGCTGGTCAGCAGGGGCGTGCTGTTGTTCTCGATCTTCCCGCCCGCGTGGCTGATCGGCACCGCCGGTCTGTCCGTGGCGAAGATCATGGAGAACATGGAGATCGGCCACAACGTCCTGCACGGCCAGTGGGACTGGATGCGGGACCCGAAGATCCACTCCACCACCTGGGACTGGGACCACGTCTCGCCGGCCGAGCAGTGGAAGCACTCGCACAACGAGCTGCACCACACGTACACCAACGTGATCGGCAAGGACAACGACCTCGGCTACGGCATCATGCGCGTCGACGAGGACCAGAGGTGGCACCCGTTCCACCTCGGCCAGCCGCTGTGGAACTTCCTCAACGCCTGCTTCTTCGAGTACGGCATCGCAGCGTACGACCTGGAGCTCGGCAAGAACCTGCACAAGCGCCGCCGTAAGAACCCGGAGTTCCGCGCGCGGGCCAAGGCCGTGGGCCGCAAGATCCGCAAGCAGGTGCTCAAGGACTACGTCATCCACCCGTTGCTGTCGGGCCCGTCGTTCCTCACCACGCTCGCCGCCACGTTCACCGCGAACCTGGTCCGCAACATCTGGACCCACTCGGTGATCATGTGCGGGCACTTTCCCGAGGGCGTGCAGGTCTTCGAGCGCCGGTCGATCAAGGGCGAGACGCGCGGCCAGTGGTACCTGCGCCAGATGATGGGCTCGGCGAACATCAGTGGCAGCAAGGCCATGCACTTCATGACCGGCAACCTGTCGCACCAGATCGAGCACCACCTGTTCCCGGACCTGCCGAGCAACCGGTACGCCGAGGTCGCGGTGAAGGTGCGCGCGTTGTTCGACAAGTACGAGCTGGAGTACGTCACCGGGCCGCTGCCCAAGCAGGTGTTCTCCGCGTGGCACAAGGTCTTCCGGCTCTCGCTGCCGAACAAGAAGCCCAAGGTCAAGACGCCGGACCACGAGCAGGAGCTCGTCGCGGCCTGA